Part of the Solanum pennellii chromosome 10, SPENNV200 genome is shown below.
agcgattttgtCGTTTTGATTAATCTAAAATTTTgtataccgttttgaaatttttgttaatattttataccctttaggctctgTACTCTTAGTTTCACTATCTGTTATAACTGTTCTTATTTGTTAATGTGAGATAGAAGATATTCTATATTGATGTCTaactaaaagtaaaatataatgaaatccatatataatataattatataattgattgaTCGATTGATTTCACAGGGCAAACTATTTTTTGCCTTTTTATATCTTTAAGAGTACCAATTCATGCCAGTAACTTGATTATAAGGTTGTCGAAAGACGACCCCATCATTAAGAGATCCCAAtacttgttgttgttgttgttgttgttgttgaatcGAAGGATTTTGAGGAAAGTGGCTCAGGAAATTGGCCATGGAGCTACTTTGTTCATGATTTGTAATTCGCGCAATATTATTCATGTTAAGTCCATCGTCCCCGTTGTTCTCAACTAGGAACCTTTTTGTATTTGGAGAATGGTTCCTATcggtggttgttgttgttgttgttgcttcgTCGTTATTCCAATATAAACCTCCATGCATCGATCTCTTTGACGATATTTGTGGAATGGatctattattattgttgatcATATCGTTCGTGTTGTTCATAATTCCATCGTACATATTCGATTCATTTTCGAGCAATATTGTACCATAGTTTGAAGGCTTTATTCCTTGTAATATTGAATTTGGTACATTTTGTGGTATCGATCCCAACATATCATGCAAATCATCTATTGACCTTTGTGTGTTATTCTTCTTGTAAATTCGACATAAAACCCAATCATCTAgctgcaaaaaaataaaataaaatagtaaggtgtaagaaaaatatttttaaaaaaaaagtaagactAATTAACTAGCTAAtgaaatattgaatttattCGAGTTTGTGTTCTGTACactaacaataaaaatatctaTATGATAACTTTTTAAGTCAAGTGTCATATATAGTAACATATGACAGTGAAAAATAAAGTAACTCTATCCGTCTCAATTTAAACGTCTTATCTTAACTGGGCGGCTATATCTTTGTCTGTTagaatttcatgtttttttctagtaaggttaAACCTTCTATAATCAGTTAAAGTCAGTGGCCGATCCAGGATTTTCATTAAGGGGTTCGGGAAAAAAGAATAGTGATCTGAACCCCTAAACCACTAAGTCAACCTCTAATCTTATATTCAAGAggttcaaaattaatatataaacataaaaattattaaaaagtacCTTAAATATACAACGTAATTTTTTGCCGAGGGGGTTCATCAACTCTAGATCCGCCCCTGGTTAAAGTACattaatagtataaaatattcCTTATAATAAccacgtgtatatatatatatgaaaattgtattatttttatatgattaaaataatctATGTTGAACCCCCTTCGACTATTTCGTATgtctattttttcagattttgaagCCTCTTATCGAAATTTCTAACTCCgcctatatatatgtatatatatatatataaaacttaaacTCTTTCagcaaaaaatttcaaatttgaatcgAGTcatctacaacaacaacatatctaaTGTAGTACTCGTGGGGTCTAAAGAGGTTAGAGTATACGTATAATTTATCCCTATCTGATACGATAGAAAAGTTAATTTCGATAAATGCAAAATTTAGGACTTACCCTCAAAGATCCTTTTTTGTTGGCAACAATATTATCACAACCAAGGGGCttgttatttgttttattttctacaACTCTGTATTCATGCATGATCCAATTAGTTTTTACCCCTTTTGGTGGTTTACCGCCGTAAAAAACGAGCGCCTTTTTTACCCCGACCTTTTGTGTTCCACCGGAGGTAAAAACCGGCTTGTCGGTTCCGGTAGCCTTCCAATAACCCGATGTTGCTGCCCGATTTGGCCTCGCCCCGTTAGGATATTTTCTATCTCTTGGACTAAAAAAGAACCATTCTTGCTCTCCGAATATTGCCTTAGCTGCATCAAACAAATAACAAGAAGATGATTCGGAATTTAAACTTAACAAATcgttttaatataatttttttttaaaaaaaaggaattatggGTCCACTACTTTATATTTGTCCACTACTTTATATTTGTGAATATTACTTTTTAAGCACCCTccaaaaaaactcaaaaaatagaatttaaatgaatattatacaattcagaatttaaactaaacaaattcaaaattagaatttaaattatatacaataaaattaaataaaaggtactacatttaattttttttgcaaattcaCTTTTTACACGTTATCGTGgatatcttttgaaaatataaaaaaacatttaaaatgtCACTATATATAAGTTGATCATACAAAACTTTGTGATAAAAACATGAAgattaaaaaggggaaaaatattaatttatcactAAAAAATTGATTAGCAACGAAATTCGTCACCAATTTATTGCATATTtgcatatttaaaatttaatttagacaCAATAATTATTCATCGCTGACTCCGATCTCTTTTCCCTATATATAAGTTATAGTGCAAAGAAAATATAGTATAGTGGTGAAAATAGTACCAGGGAGTTCCCATGGATCAAACTTATAAAGATCAATTTCACCAATAATATCCACCGGAATCGGAGTGCCGGCGACTCGTTTTTTGAGGTAGTGGACGACGAGTTCTTCGTCCGTCGGGTGGAATCGAAATCCcggtgggagttgaggttgatgaCGTGTCCCGGTTGATGAATCCGTACTCTCCATAAAGAAATCACAATTTTCGATGTTTGAGTTGACCTGAATTCAGTATTTTACGTACCAACAAAAGTACGTACGTAGTACGAGGTTGATAAATTCGAATTGTGTTATGATtaaattttgggattttttttttgggaagaGAGAAAATGATAAACAAGAAGGAATTTAGTTGGTTAATTTAGCCCCCACACTTACTTATATATGGTACAAG
Proteins encoded:
- the LOC107032538 gene encoding NAC transcription factor 56, which gives rise to MESTDSSTGTRHQPQLPPGFRFHPTDEELVVHYLKKRVAGTPIPVDIIGEIDLYKFDPWELPAKAIFGEQEWFFFSPRDRKYPNGARPNRAATSGYWKATGTDKPVFTSGGTQKVGVKKALVFYGGKPPKGVKTNWIMHEYRVVENKTNNKPLGCDNIVANKKGSLRLDDWVLCRIYKKNNTQRSIDDLHDMLGSIPQNVPNSILQGIKPSNYGTILLENESNMYDGIMNNTNDMINNNNRSIPQISSKRSMHGGLYWNNDEATTTTTTTDRNHSPNTKRFLVENNGDDGLNMNNIARITNHEQSSSMANFLSHFPQNPSIQQQQQQQQQVLGSLNDGVVFRQPYNQVTGMNWYS